CGTGGAATTTCGACTACACGCGGGTCGGATAAGAACTCACGTAAATAGCGGCGTACTGCGCTAGTCGTGGGTTTGCTGGGTGTACCTAAATTGACTAGTAATACGCCCGTACACGCCTCTTTACCGTGAAAATAGTCTTTCTCATTAAGGAAATGGCTCATTAGTGTTTATCTCCATGTCCACTTGAGGACTCATAGGGGTATTTAACATGCCCGTAACGTACCACTAAGACCGCAATGGCAATTAACAAAATAGCCCCCGAAATGGCAACCATTGTCCATGAATCTAGGTTTTTCATATCCAAGATTAAATAGCGTGCTAACGCTACCATTGCAATGTACAACGGCATCCGCACCGGCACTTGCCCCGATTCCAAGTACACCGCCACCATGCTGATTACTTCTAAATAGATAAATAACAACAGCAGATCGGAAATATGTACTTTACCTTCATTGATTAAACTTATTACTTCGTGCGCAACGGCGGTAATCGTCGCTAACGTGACAATAATCAGAATTAAATATTCGATCCAACTTAAAAGAGT
This DNA window, taken from Candidatus Thiocaldithrix dubininis, encodes the following:
- a CDS encoding phosphate-starvation-inducible PsiE family protein; the encoded protein is MTLLSWIEYLILIIVTLATITAVAHEVISLINEGKVHISDLLLLFIYLEVISMVAVYLESGQVPVRMPLYIAMVALARYLILDMKNLDSWTMVAISGAILLIAIAVLVVRYGHVKYPYESSSGHGDKH